The Pyrus communis chromosome 9, drPyrComm1.1, whole genome shotgun sequence genome has a segment encoding these proteins:
- the LOC137744675 gene encoding uncharacterized protein has product MGGMSMNVAKLGGARSESAYHTHKVFLLSNYILLGAASSCIFLTLSLRLLPSVCGFFLILLHVLTIAGAISGCAAAGRRSSSKWYGAHMVSTVLTAIFQGSVAVLVFTRTGDFLGELKSYVREEDGSVILKLAGGLSVVIFCLEWVVLTLAFFLRYYASVEGSGAGAGTRSSKVQQAADEDLKDWPWPFQV; this is encoded by the coding sequence ATGGGTGGCATGTCGATGAATGTGGCGAAGTTGGGAGGAGCAAGGTCAGAGTCGGCATACCACACCCACAAGGTGTTCCTGCTGAGCAACTACATTTTGCTGGGAGCAGCCTCCAGCTGCATCTTCCTGACGCTGTCTCTGCGGCTGCTGCCGTCGGTGTGCGGCTTCTTCTTGATCCTGCTCCACGTGCTGACAATTGCCGGGGCCATCTCGGGATGCGCGGCAGCGGGGAGAAGGTCGAGCTCCAAGTGGTACGGAGCGCACATGGTGTCGACGGTACTGACGGCGATATTCCAAGGGTCGGTAGCGGTGCTGGTGTTCACGAGGACGGGGGACTTTCTCGGGGAGCTCAAGTCGTACGTAAGGGAAGAGGATGGGAGTGTGATTCTGAAATTGGCAGGAGGGCTGAGCGTGGTGATATTCTGCTTGGAGTGGGTGGTGCTCACACTCGCCTTCTTCCTGAGGTACTATGCCTCTGTTGAGGGAAGTGGTGCTGGTGCTGGTACGAGGAGTTCCAAGGTGCAACAAGCAGCTGACGAGGATTTGAAGGACTGGCCATGGCCCTTCCAAGTCTGA